In Cicer arietinum cultivar CDC Frontier isolate Library 1 chromosome 7, Cicar.CDCFrontier_v2.0, whole genome shotgun sequence, a single window of DNA contains:
- the LOC101503446 gene encoding STS14 protein-like, translated as MKMIHYQFILLAALTIFHMSANSAASPLPSTAREFLESHNQARASVGVEPLTWSEQLANTTSKLVRYQRDRMSCQFANLTAGKYGANQLWARGETVTPRLVVDEWVKQKQFYNHSDNSCVPNHRCGVYTQVVWKKSLQLGCAQTLCAKEQASLTICFYYPPGNYVGESPY; from the coding sequence ATGAAAATGATTCACTATCAATTTATTTTGCTGGCAGCTCTAACCATCTTCCACATGTCAGCCAATTCAGCGGCATCGCCACTTCCATCCACCGCGAGAGAGTTTCTGGAAAGTCACAACCAAGCAAGAGCATCCGTAGGCGTAGAACCGCTGACGTGGAGCGAGCAGTTAGCCAACACCACCAGCAAGCTCGTCCGCTATCAAAGGGACAGAATGTCGTGTCAGTTTGCCAACTTAACCGCCGGAAAGTACGGAGCCAATCAGCTTTGGGCACGTGGCGAGACGGTGACGCCACGCTTGGTGGTAGATGAGTGGGTGAAGCAAAAGCAGTTTTATAATCACAGTGATAATTCGTGTGTTCCGAATCATAGGTGTGGTGTTTATACTCAAGTGGTTTGGAAGAAATCGCTTCAACTTGGGTGTGCTCAAACTTTGTGTGCTAAGGAACAGGCTAGCTTGACCATTTGTTTCTATTATCCACCTGGGAATTATGTTGGAGAGTCTCCTTACTAA
- the LOC101503784 gene encoding uncharacterized protein codes for MGLEGLIPRHKRSKSFPDKKTVVEDNSPYSIETSDQTKLDSGYVTECSEARKKQTPMNNVRHTLKQEILQLEKRLEDQFKVRCTLEKALGYRPMSLVNTNDMTVPKPTMELIKEIAVLELEVVYLEQHLLSLYRKAFEQQLTPVTPSTMSESEKSPQLTTPITRFLEVSTPEVLTKRGCSAIQCFDHELHTLQEECNGYEIETPEKEHSANHPDEKHLDSGVHRCQSSLSQYSAFTARISPPEEVSTESLRACHSQPLSTMEFVENVDASAKIISLAEHLGTRISDHIPETANRLSEDMVKCISAIYYKLADPPVTNPSLSSPSSSTSAFSIGDQGDMWSPGFKNNSSFDVQLENPFHVEGLKEFSGPYSAMVEVSWIYKENQKLGDTEKLLQNFRSLICQLEEVNPAKLKHDEKLAFWINVHNALVMHAFLAYGIPQNNVKRVFLLLKAAYNIGGHTVSADTIQNTILGCRMSRPAQWFRVFFSSKMKFKAGDGRQAYAIEQPEPLLHFALCSGNHSDPAVRIYTPKRVFQELEVAKEEYIRATFGIRKDQKILLPKIVDSFSKDSGLCHADVIEMIQHSLPESLRKSVKKFHLAKSAKSIEWIPHNFTFRYLLPKELVK; via the exons ATGGGGCTTGAAGGTTTAATTCCAAGGCACAAACGTTCAAAGAG CTTTCCTGATAAGAAAACAGTTGTGGAGGATAATAGTCCATATAGCATTGAgacttcagatcaaacaaagCTG GATTCAGGTTACGTCACAGAATGCAGCGAAGCTCGGAAAAAACAAACGCCTATGAATAATGTTCGACATACTCTGAAGCAAGAG ATTCTTCAATTGGAGAAAAGACTCGAAGACCAGTTTAAGGTCCGGTGCACGTTAGAGAAGGCACTTGGATACAGACCTATGTCTCTTGTTAATACAAATGACATGACAGTACCCAAG CCAACAATggaattaattaaagaaattgCAGTTTTAGAGTTAGAAGTTGTATATTTGGAACAACATCTTCTGTCCTTGTACCGTAAAGCATTCGAACAACAACTAACCCCCGTGACACCATCTACCATGAGCGAAAGCGAAAAGTCTCCTCAGCTAACAACACCTATAACAAGATTCCTTGAAGTTTCTACACCTGAGGTCTTAACCAAAAGAGGATGTTCTGCTATACAATGTTTTGATCATGAGCTTCATACTCTTCAAGAGGAATGTAATGGATATGAAATTGAGACTCCCGAGAAAGAACACAGTGCAAATCATCCAGATGAAAAGCATTTAGATTCTGGTGTACATCGTTGTCAGTCCTCGTTATCCCAATATTCAGCATTTACAGCAAGAATATCACCTCCAGAAGAAGTTTCGACCGAATCTCTACGCGCCTGTCATTCCCAACCCTTGTCCACGATGGAG TTCGTCGAAAATGTTGACGCTTCAGCAAAAATAATCAGTCTAGCAGAACATCTCGGTACCCGAATATCCGATCATATTCCGGAGACAGCTAATAGGCTTTCTGAGGATATGGTTAAATGTATATCAGCTATATATTATAAACTTGCTGACCCACCGGTAACAAATCCCAGCCTTTCGTCTCCGAGTTCTTCAACAAGTGCCTTTTCTATTGGAGATCAAGGAGACATGTGGAGTCCTGGGTTCAAGAATAATTCCTCTTTTGATGTACAGTTAGAAAATCCTTTTCATGTTGAAGGACTCAAGGAGTTTAGTGGCCCTTATAGCGCCATGGTTGAGGTATCATGGATTTATAAAGAGAATCAGAAATTGGGTGATACAGAGAAGTTGCTCCAGAATTTCAG GTCACTTATTTGTCAACTAGAAGAAGTAAATCCTGCAAAGCTGAAACACGATGAGAAGCTAGCTTTTTGGATCAATGTACACAATGCTTTAGTGATGCAT GCTTTTTTAGCTTATGGAATTCCACAAAACAATGTGAAAAGAGTCTTTCTTCTGTTAAAG GCTGCATATAATATCGGTGGTCATACAGTCAGTGCAGACACAATACAGAATACTATACTCGGGTGTCGAATGTCTCGTCCTGCACAG TGGTTCCGCGTGTTCTTTTCTTCGAAGATGAAATTCAAAGCTGGAGATGGACGACAAGCATATGCAATTGAGCAGCCTGAGCCTCTTCTACACTTTGCACTTTGTTCAGGAAACCACTCTGATCCGGCG GTACGCATATATACCCCGAAGAGAGTGTTTCAAGAACTAGAAGTTGCAAAGGAAGAGTACATTAGAGCCACCTTCGGCATACGCAAAGACCAGAAAATACTTCTACCTAAGATTGTAGATTCATTCTCCAAGGATTCGGGTTTGTGCCATGCTGATGTTATAGAGATGATCCAACATTCTCTACCTGAATCCCTGAGAAAGAGTGTTAAGAAATTTCATCTTGCAAAATCTGCGAAGAGCATTGAATGGATTCCGCACAACTTTACTTTCCGATATCTCCTACCTAAGGAGctggtaaaataa